In the genome of Noviherbaspirillum saxi, the window CGAGGTCGCATTGGTGACCGCGACGGCATATTTAACGCCGCAGTACCGCGCCACGTCTTGTTCGAATCGCTCAACAGCAGGGCCTTGCGTCAGAAAATCCGAGCGCAAGACGTCAACGACGGTCTGGATGTCCTCCTCGCTGATGTCCTGACGGCCGTAGGGAATCATGGCTCGAAAGTCGCCTCAAGCGCCTGAAGTTCTGCGATGCTAAGAAACTCCGGGTTCATCCCTGAACTGTATTCGAAGCCTTCGCCAACAGAGTTGCCGATTTCGCCAAGCCGGTTGACTTTGTAATCCGACTGCACCGCAAAGGTAATTGCCGGACAGATTACATAGTGATCCTTGAACTCCAGCGTCTGATGCGCGTTGTCCGCCGGGCACATGGTCTCGTGCAGCTTTTCCCCAGGACGAATGCCGATCATTTTAGTAGGCAACTCAGGCGCCATCGCCGCAGCCAGATCCGTAATCCGCGACGAAGGAATCTTGGGCACATAGATTTCTCCGCCATGCATGCGCTCGAAACTCTTGAACACCAGATCGACTCCATCCTGCAAGGTGATCCAGAACCGCGTCATGCGCGGATCGGTGATCGGCAACTCCTTGACGCCTTCGTCGATCAGCTTGCGGAAAAACGGCACGACGGATCCGCGCGAGCCGACCACGTTACCGTAGCGGACCACCGCGAAGCGTGTCTTGTGCCCGCCCGCGATATTGTTCCCCGCCACAAACAGCTTGTCGGACACCAGCTTGGTTGCCCCATA includes:
- the pseB gene encoding UDP-N-acetylglucosamine 4,6-dehydratase (inverting); protein product: MFDDKSILITGGTGSFGKKFIKTILARYKPRRVIVFSRDELKQFEMQQVFNDPAMRYFLGDVRDGQRLRQAMRGVDFVVHAAALKQVPAAEYNPMECIKTNIHGAENVINAALENDVEKVIALSTDKAANPINLYGATKLVSDKLFVAGNNIAGGHKTRFAVVRYGNVVGSRGSVVPFFRKLIDEGVKELPITDPRMTRFWITLQDGVDLVFKSFERMHGGEIYVPKIPSSRITDLAAAMAPELPTKMIGIRPGEKLHETMCPADNAHQTLEFKDHYVICPAITFAVQSDYKVNRLGEIGNSVGEGFEYSSGMNPEFLSIAELQALEATFEP